In Macadamia integrifolia cultivar HAES 741 chromosome 13, SCU_Mint_v3, whole genome shotgun sequence, one DNA window encodes the following:
- the LOC122059242 gene encoding uncharacterized protein LOC122059242: MSTDGTSRYSNTNSLSCSLVVSLVYELSRFPKKWVCFAFPKLGLCCYPLVWGLVSSFEDFPPARDCMRSAMESEDLIADISPDEQIMSEDEDSDDLITEITEPEYSSSNIRWLVSRNSSSNLT; this comes from the exons ATGAGTACTGATGGGACTAGTCGATACTCGAATACGAATTCTCTCTCCTGCTCTTTAGTTGTCTCTTTGGTCTATGAGCTATCACGGTTTCCAAAAAAGTGGGTTTGTTTCGCCTTCCCAAAGCTAGGCCTCTGTTGTTACCctttggtttggggtttggtaTCCTCATTTGAGGATTTCCCTCCTGCGAGag ATTGTATGCGGTCTGCTATGGAGAGCGAGGATCTGATTGCTGATATATCTCCAGATGAACAGATTATGTCAGAGGATGAGGACTCTGACGATTTGATTACTGAGATCACAGAGCCGGAGTATAGCTCTTCAAATATACGTTGGTTAGTTTCACGAAATTCGTCTTCCAACCTCACTTAA